The following proteins are co-located in the Ancylothrix sp. D3o genome:
- a CDS encoding divergent PAP2 family protein, producing MQDFGNILNNHVLMVALFSCVLAQVLKVFVELAKHGKVNLRSLVTTGGMPSAHSAFVTSLATGVGQTLGWETAEFAIAAIFAIIVMYDAAGVRQAAGKQARVLNQIIDEFFQEHPEFNENRLKELLGHTPFQVIVGLVLGVAISWIAGPAY from the coding sequence ATGCAGGATTTCGGAAATATCCTAAACAACCATGTGTTAATGGTTGCTCTTTTTTCTTGTGTGCTGGCTCAAGTTTTAAAGGTTTTCGTTGAGCTTGCAAAACATGGCAAGGTGAATTTACGTTCTTTGGTGACAACCGGTGGGATGCCTAGTGCTCATTCGGCTTTTGTCACTTCTCTGGCAACTGGTGTGGGGCAAACTCTTGGCTGGGAAACGGCGGAGTTTGCTATTGCGGCGATTTTTGCAATTATTGTGATGTATGATGCGGCTGGGGTTCGTCAGGCGGCTGGGAAACAAGCACGGGTTTTGAATCAAATTATTGATGAGTTTTTTCAAGAACACCCGGAGTTTAATGAAAACCGGCTTAAGGAGTTGCTTGGGCATACTCCTTTTCAGGTGATTGTGGGTTTGGTTTTGGGGGTTGCTATTTCTTGGATTGCTGGGCCGGCTTATTGA
- a CDS encoding WecB/TagA/CpsF family glycosyltransferase produces MQLEAAKKFKVLGQPVHLLQDYPTWLIQRLQQGKGSHVVTLNAEMTMQAKENPDLAAAINQAELVIPDGAGVVIYLQMYKQKVQRCPGIELAEALLKQAEQLGEKCPVYFYGGAPGIAQTAAQYWHQKTPNLKIAGITDGYINPDQQKQLCQTLKTIEPKIILVGLGVPRQELWITQNRHHCPNAIWIGIGGSFDIWAGIKNRAPYWMQKLHLEWLYRLYQEPWRWRRMLALPHFALIALLSLKTQTQK; encoded by the coding sequence ATGCAATTAGAGGCAGCCAAAAAATTCAAAGTATTAGGGCAACCAGTACACCTATTACAAGACTACCCAACCTGGTTAATACAACGCTTGCAACAAGGCAAAGGCAGCCACGTCGTCACCCTCAACGCGGAAATGACAATGCAAGCAAAAGAAAACCCAGACCTAGCAGCAGCAATCAACCAAGCAGAACTCGTCATTCCCGACGGTGCCGGAGTAGTTATCTACCTTCAAATGTACAAACAAAAAGTACAGCGATGCCCCGGCATAGAACTAGCCGAAGCCCTCCTCAAACAAGCAGAGCAACTCGGAGAAAAATGCCCGGTATATTTTTATGGAGGAGCCCCCGGAATCGCCCAAACAGCCGCCCAATATTGGCATCAAAAAACCCCCAATTTAAAAATAGCAGGAATCACCGACGGCTACATTAACCCCGACCAACAAAAACAACTTTGCCAAACCCTAAAAACCATCGAACCCAAAATAATATTAGTCGGCTTAGGAGTACCCCGCCAAGAACTTTGGATCACCCAAAACCGGCACCATTGCCCAAACGCAATATGGATAGGAATAGGCGGAAGCTTCGACATTTGGGCCGGCATCAAAAATCGAGCCCCCTACTGGATGCAAAAACTACACCTAGAATGGCTATATCGCCTCTATCAAGAACCCTGGAGATGGCGAAGAATGTTAGCCCTACCCCATTTTGCTTTGATTGCCCTCCTCTCCCTAAAAACCCAAACCCAAAAATAA
- a CDS encoding pyridoxine 5'-phosphate synthase, with amino-acid sequence MPTLGVNIDHVATIRQARRTVEPDPVAAAVLCELAGADGITVHLREDRRHIQDRDVQILRQTVRTHLNLEMAATDEMVKIALNIKPDYVTLVPERREEVTTEGGLDIKGNLDRMTAVVDTLQGAGIPVSLFIDADIAQIEASVKVKAQFIELHTGTYAEAKGEEQQKKELAILADGAKQAKAAGLRVNAGHGLTYWNVQPVANIEGMEELNIGHTIISRAVLVGLERAVREMKQAINGQ; translated from the coding sequence TTGCCGACACTAGGCGTCAACATTGACCACGTTGCCACCATTCGTCAAGCAAGACGCACCGTTGAACCCGATCCCGTAGCCGCAGCCGTACTATGCGAACTGGCCGGCGCCGACGGCATAACCGTACACTTGCGAGAAGACCGGCGCCACATCCAAGACAGAGACGTGCAGATACTTCGTCAAACCGTCCGCACCCATCTCAACTTGGAAATGGCAGCCACCGACGAAATGGTGAAAATTGCCCTCAACATCAAACCCGACTACGTTACCCTCGTTCCCGAACGCCGCGAAGAAGTCACCACCGAAGGCGGACTAGACATCAAAGGCAACCTCGACCGCATGACCGCCGTAGTAGACACATTGCAAGGCGCCGGCATCCCCGTCAGTTTATTTATCGACGCAGACATAGCACAAATCGAAGCATCTGTCAAGGTAAAAGCCCAATTTATTGAACTACACACCGGCACCTATGCCGAAGCCAAAGGCGAAGAACAACAAAAAAAAGAACTCGCCATATTAGCCGACGGTGCAAAACAAGCAAAAGCAGCCGGTTTACGAGTCAACGCCGGACACGGATTGACTTATTGGAACGTTCAGCCAGTAGCCAACATCGAAGGCATGGAAGAACTCAACATTGGTCATACAATAATAAGTCGGGCCGTCTTAGTTGGACTAGAGCGAGCCGTCCGAGAAATGAAACAAGCAATCAATGGTCAATAA
- a CDS encoding ABC transporter ATP-binding protein, producing MTETILSVRNLQVEFQTDWKQITAVDGISFEIKRGQTLGIVGESGSGKSVTSLAVMGLVPNPPGKIVGGEIWFRGSTPGSSSMPAVNLLDLPAQKIQQYRGGQMAMIFQEPMSSLNPVYTVGFQLTEAICRHQNVSQIQAKRQAMALLQEVKLLPSDEELQQRFLETHKSWRNERQILQSINEQKEAILNRYPHQLSGGQIQRVMIAMAISCNPSLLIADEPTTALDVTVQATILSLLRDLRDRREMTMMFITHDLGVIAEIADWVAVMYQGKIVEYNSVWEIFSNPQHPYTKGLLSCRPQLNRRLRYLPTVSDYMETVKNEAGQMEILEKSIASQSQNSPTAVVASQPQLDLDGSLMAGMGEVSGPVADIVGEGGSSLPVSEGTNKLSVHSNTLSAEVSEAEMAERLQQLQKQQPLLKVDELKVGFPVRGMFGETKRYSMAVNGVSFEVYPGETLGLVGESGCGKTTLARTMIRLIEPMSGGIYFEGENITKIVGEKLRRLRREMQIIFQDPYGSLNPRMTIGEAIMEPLKIHSVGKNSQAQRERAAYLLERVGLNADWMRRLPHEFSGGQRQRVCIARALALNPKFIICDESVSALDVSVQAQVLNLLKELQGEFGLTYIFISHDLSVVKFMSDRIIVMNKGKIEEIDSSERLYREPKKDYTRQLIASIPTGSLERIKDQQGARGQLV from the coding sequence ATGACCGAAACTATTTTAAGTGTTCGTAACCTACAAGTTGAATTCCAAACCGACTGGAAACAAATCACAGCCGTTGATGGCATTTCTTTTGAAATTAAACGCGGTCAAACGTTGGGCATTGTAGGAGAGTCGGGATCTGGCAAGTCTGTGACTTCTCTTGCTGTTATGGGTTTGGTTCCTAACCCGCCTGGAAAAATTGTCGGTGGGGAAATTTGGTTTAGGGGCTCTACCCCAGGATCTTCCTCGATGCCGGCGGTGAATTTGTTGGACTTACCGGCCCAAAAAATTCAGCAGTACCGAGGCGGACAAATGGCGATGATTTTTCAAGAGCCGATGAGTTCGCTTAATCCTGTTTATACGGTTGGTTTTCAACTTACTGAAGCAATTTGTCGGCATCAAAATGTTTCGCAGATCCAAGCTAAACGACAAGCAATGGCTTTGCTGCAAGAGGTAAAACTTTTGCCTAGTGATGAAGAACTGCAACAGCGTTTTCTGGAAACTCATAAATCTTGGCGCAATGAGCGGCAAATTTTGCAGAGTATTAATGAGCAAAAGGAAGCGATTCTTAATCGTTACCCTCATCAATTATCTGGGGGTCAAATTCAACGGGTGATGATTGCTATGGCAATTTCTTGTAACCCGTCTTTATTAATTGCTGATGAACCAACGACGGCTTTAGATGTTACGGTGCAAGCAACAATTTTAAGTTTGCTGAGAGATTTACGCGACCGCCGGGAAATGACGATGATGTTTATTACCCACGATTTGGGGGTGATTGCAGAAATTGCTGATTGGGTTGCTGTGATGTATCAAGGCAAAATTGTTGAATATAATTCGGTTTGGGAAATTTTTTCTAATCCGCAACATCCCTATACTAAAGGTTTATTATCTTGCCGGCCTCAATTAAATCGCCGTTTGCGTTATTTACCGACGGTTTCTGATTATATGGAAACTGTGAAAAATGAGGCTGGACAAATGGAGATTTTAGAAAAAAGTATTGCTTCCCAATCGCAAAATTCTCCGACGGCGGTTGTGGCTTCCCAACCTCAACTGGATCTTGATGGTAGTTTGATGGCGGGAATGGGTGAGGTTTCTGGGCCGGTGGCGGATATTGTGGGTGAGGGTGGTTCTTCGTTGCCGGTGAGTGAGGGTACGAATAAACTTTCTGTGCATTCAAATACCCTTTCTGCGGAAGTGAGCGAAGCAGAAATGGCAGAACGTTTACAACAACTTCAGAAACAACAACCTCTGCTGAAAGTAGACGAGCTAAAAGTAGGTTTTCCGGTGCGGGGTATGTTTGGGGAAACTAAACGTTATTCGATGGCTGTAAATGGGGTTTCTTTTGAAGTTTATCCGGGTGAAACTTTGGGGTTGGTTGGGGAATCTGGATGCGGCAAAACAACTTTGGCTCGGACGATGATTCGCTTGATTGAACCGATGAGTGGGGGGATTTATTTTGAGGGAGAAAATATTACAAAAATTGTCGGAGAAAAACTCCGCCGGCTGCGTCGGGAAATGCAAATTATTTTTCAAGATCCTTATGGTTCTCTTAATCCCCGGATGACGATTGGGGAGGCGATTATGGAGCCTCTAAAAATTCATTCGGTGGGAAAAAATTCCCAGGCGCAACGTGAAAGGGCTGCTTATTTGTTGGAACGGGTGGGGCTAAATGCGGACTGGATGCGGAGACTTCCCCATGAGTTTTCTGGGGGTCAACGTCAGCGGGTTTGTATTGCTCGTGCTTTGGCTTTAAATCCAAAGTTTATTATTTGTGATGAGTCGGTTTCTGCTCTGGATGTTTCGGTGCAGGCTCAGGTTTTAAATTTGTTGAAGGAGTTGCAAGGTGAGTTTGGTTTGACTTATATTTTTATTTCCCATGATTTGAGTGTGGTTAAGTTTATGAGTGACCGCATTATTGTTATGAATAAGGGGAAAATTGAGGAGATAGATAGTTCGGAGCGACTTTATCGGGAGCCAAAGAAGGATTATACTCGCCAGTTGATTGCTTCTATTCCTACGGGGAGTTTGGAGCGAATTAAGGATCAGCAGGGGGCTAGGGGGCAGTTGGTTTGA
- the folD gene encoding bifunctional methylenetetrahydrofolate dehydrogenase/methenyltetrahydrofolate cyclohydrolase FolD, producing the protein MDAKTAVLLDGKAVAEKIHTELQQRIQTLQTQGKRPPGLAVLMVGDNPASAAYVRNKERACAKVGIASLGKNFPGSATQAELEAAICELNEDERVDAILVQLPLPNHLDAVAALNKIDPNKDGDGLHPLNMGRLLRSEVGLRSCTPAGVMRVLEEYQIDVKGKQAVVIGRSILVGKPMALMLLEANATVTIAHSRTQDLAALTRSADILVAAIGRPLAITAEMVKPGAVVIDVGINSIVDDTTGKNRLVGDVDFEQVKQVAGYITPVPGGIGPMTVAILLQNTVDSYCKKMA; encoded by the coding sequence ATGGATGCAAAAACTGCTGTTTTATTAGATGGTAAAGCTGTCGCCGAAAAAATCCACACCGAACTGCAACAGCGTATCCAAACCCTACAAACTCAAGGAAAACGCCCGCCCGGACTGGCTGTGCTGATGGTAGGAGACAACCCAGCCAGTGCGGCCTATGTTCGCAATAAAGAGCGAGCCTGCGCTAAAGTGGGGATTGCTTCGTTAGGCAAAAATTTTCCGGGATCGGCCACACAAGCAGAACTGGAAGCGGCGATCTGTGAGTTAAACGAAGATGAACGAGTGGATGCAATATTGGTACAGTTGCCTTTGCCAAATCATTTGGATGCGGTGGCGGCTTTAAATAAAATAGACCCCAATAAAGATGGTGATGGGCTACATCCGCTTAATATGGGCCGGTTGTTGCGTTCGGAAGTTGGCTTGAGAAGTTGTACGCCGGCCGGTGTGATGCGTGTTTTAGAAGAGTATCAAATTGATGTCAAGGGAAAGCAGGCGGTAGTAATTGGAAGAAGTATTTTAGTTGGCAAACCAATGGCTTTGATGCTGTTGGAAGCAAATGCGACGGTGACTATTGCTCATTCTCGCACTCAAGATTTAGCGGCGCTTACTCGCAGTGCTGATATTCTGGTGGCAGCTATAGGCCGGCCTCTAGCTATAACGGCTGAGATGGTGAAACCGGGTGCTGTGGTGATTGATGTGGGCATTAATAGTATCGTTGATGATACCACCGGCAAAAATCGCTTGGTTGGAGATGTGGATTTTGAGCAGGTAAAGCAAGTGGCTGGATATATTACGCCGGTGCCTGGTGGAATTGGCCCGATGACGGTGGCGATACTGTTACAGAATACGGTAGATAGTTACTGCAAAAAAATGGCCTAG
- the crtE gene encoding geranylgeranyl diphosphate synthase CrtE, translating to MVSAHTDSVKKEAKAGFELSVYLAERQPLVEAALDRSIPVIYPEKIYESMRYSLLAGGKRLRPILCLASCELAGGTVEMALPTACALEMIHTMSLIHDDLPAMDNDDYRRGKLTNHKVYGEDIAILAGDGLLAYSFEHVAAETKGVPADRVLRVIALLGRAVGAAGLVGGQVVDLDSEGKSDISIETLSYIHTHKTGALLEACVVSGGILAGASSEELQKMSRYAQNIGLAFQIIDDILDITATAEQLGKTAGKDLQAQKATYPSIWGLEESSRQARQLVESAKAELACFGEKAQPLQALADFITNRKH from the coding sequence ATGGTGTCAGCACATACTGATTCTGTAAAAAAAGAAGCCAAAGCTGGGTTTGAGTTGTCTGTTTATCTGGCTGAACGACAGCCGCTGGTAGAAGCAGCGCTCGACCGCTCTATCCCTGTTATTTATCCTGAAAAAATTTATGAGTCGATGCGCTACTCGCTGTTGGCGGGGGGTAAGCGTTTACGTCCGATTTTGTGTTTGGCGAGTTGTGAGTTGGCCGGTGGAACAGTGGAAATGGCTTTGCCAACGGCTTGTGCTTTAGAGATGATTCACACCATGTCGCTGATCCATGATGATTTGCCGGCAATGGATAATGATGATTATCGTCGGGGTAAGTTGACAAATCATAAGGTGTACGGGGAAGATATTGCGATTTTGGCCGGCGATGGTTTGCTTGCTTATTCGTTTGAGCACGTTGCGGCTGAAACTAAAGGGGTGCCGGCGGATCGAGTTTTACGAGTGATTGCTTTGCTGGGTCGTGCGGTTGGGGCTGCTGGTTTGGTTGGCGGTCAGGTGGTTGATTTGGACTCGGAAGGCAAGTCGGATATTTCGATAGAAACGCTTAGTTATATTCATACCCATAAAACCGGGGCTTTGTTAGAGGCTTGTGTGGTTTCTGGGGGGATTTTGGCCGGTGCGTCTTCTGAGGAATTACAAAAAATGTCTCGCTATGCTCAGAATATTGGTTTGGCGTTTCAAATTATTGATGACATTCTCGATATTACTGCGACTGCTGAACAGTTGGGCAAGACAGCAGGCAAAGATTTACAAGCCCAAAAGGCAACTTATCCGAGTATTTGGGGTTTAGAAGAATCATCGCGTCAAGCGCGGCAGTTGGTGGAGTCGGCAAAGGCTGAATTAGCGTGTTTTGGTGAGAAGGCTCAACCTCTACAAGCTCTTGCAGATTTTATTACGAATCGCAAGCATTGA
- a CDS encoding diguanylate cyclase domain-containing protein: MKPGFWDASSLLTEEQNLFTVSFDLFCRWGEDGSVRPYNLAWERVLGWKQGDLQASWVELLHPEDRGKWLDEVASCAVGESFEIELRCRHRDKSYRCLTWRVLRTTKAELWGAGQDISELRCTQVRYEMLSDLFQKLVGIYTDTTTSPIPQALMRMDNIPYRPPASKNNNPIIPASDYVFSASVTPEGQVVTKWVTESFQEITGYSLEELHRIGDWGQIIHPEDLVLTSQSFERLLQNHPVTTRYRIITKSGKIRWLHDSVRPVWDGKRVVAVLGACRDITQQQEAEAALKRSEQLYRTLAQNFPNGAVLLFDKEGRYLLAEGQGLTMVGLSRESLEGKTYFEVLPRQISKQLKPIYKATLAGESTVTEICYNKRHYQLHTCGVKNEEGEICSGLMVVSDITERKQAEEALRVAAKRERLMSVVRDRIRQSLNIETILKTTVEEVRQFLDTDRVLIYRFQPDWTGKVAVESVDSGWTHLHSRSMQVSEFTQTCISYYQRGHVYTVEDVNRQSVTVPHLALLQEAQVKGLLVVPILYDSVDTSLSLSTMLGARDNLSSHGPRRHSRPLWGLLVANHCRAPRQWQAQEVELLSSLANQLSIAIQQAELYQQLALANMELQRLASCDCLTGVANRRRFDEFLAEQWQRSLSVRNPVSLLLCDVDFFKLYNDTYGHIAGDECLQKVAAAIRASLNRPGDLVARYGGEEFAVVLPSTDWEEALYIAESIRRAVKGLSIPHRRSSNQYVTMSVGVASVVPTTEWEPSHLIAEADCALYSAKASGRDQCCSSRLNNALSLSDVSADV, from the coding sequence ATGAAGCCTGGTTTTTGGGATGCGTCCTCGTTGCTCACAGAAGAGCAAAACTTATTCACAGTTTCCTTTGACTTGTTTTGCCGCTGGGGAGAAGACGGATCGGTGCGGCCTTATAATTTGGCTTGGGAGCGCGTGCTGGGTTGGAAACAAGGGGATCTGCAAGCCTCATGGGTAGAGTTGCTGCATCCAGAAGACAGGGGGAAGTGGTTAGATGAGGTGGCATCTTGCGCTGTGGGAGAAAGTTTTGAAATAGAGTTACGCTGCCGGCACAGAGATAAGAGCTATCGTTGTTTGACATGGCGAGTATTAAGGACAACAAAAGCAGAGCTATGGGGTGCCGGTCAAGATATCAGCGAACTGCGCTGCACACAGGTTCGCTATGAAATGCTTTCGGATTTATTTCAAAAGCTGGTTGGCATTTATACAGACACTACAACCAGCCCTATTCCGCAAGCTCTGATGAGGATGGACAACATCCCCTACCGTCCACCCGCGTCAAAAAATAACAACCCAATAATACCGGCGTCAGATTATGTGTTTTCTGCCAGCGTTACTCCAGAGGGGCAAGTAGTCACCAAATGGGTGACAGAATCATTCCAAGAAATCACCGGCTACAGTTTGGAAGAATTACACCGCATCGGCGACTGGGGCCAAATAATTCATCCAGAAGACTTGGTTTTGACAAGCCAATCCTTTGAGAGGTTGCTGCAAAATCACCCTGTTACCACCAGATACCGAATTATTACTAAAAGCGGTAAGATACGCTGGCTGCACGATTCTGTGCGTCCCGTTTGGGATGGTAAACGAGTGGTGGCTGTGTTGGGTGCTTGTCGGGATATTACTCAGCAGCAAGAAGCCGAAGCCGCCTTGAAACGCAGTGAGCAGCTTTATCGGACGCTGGCGCAAAACTTCCCGAATGGTGCGGTGCTTTTGTTTGACAAAGAAGGCCGGTATTTGCTGGCAGAAGGGCAGGGATTGACGATGGTGGGGTTAAGCCGCGAGTCATTGGAAGGAAAAACTTATTTTGAAGTGCTACCACGCCAAATCAGCAAGCAGCTTAAACCTATTTATAAGGCAACTCTGGCCGGTGAAAGCACTGTTACGGAAATTTGCTACAACAAAAGACACTATCAACTGCACACCTGTGGTGTGAAAAATGAAGAGGGCGAAATTTGCAGCGGCTTGATGGTTGTTTCGGATATTACCGAACGCAAGCAAGCTGAGGAGGCTCTGCGGGTTGCGGCAAAGCGTGAACGTTTAATGTCTGTGGTGCGTGACCGCATTCGTCAGTCTCTTAATATCGAAACTATCCTCAAGACTACTGTGGAGGAAGTGCGGCAGTTTCTTGATACAGATCGGGTGTTGATTTATCGCTTTCAACCAGACTGGACTGGGAAGGTGGCGGTAGAATCTGTTGATTCTGGCTGGACTCATCTGCATTCGAGAAGTATGCAGGTATCGGAATTTACCCAAACTTGCATTTCTTATTATCAAAGAGGTCATGTTTATACTGTTGAGGATGTTAACCGGCAAAGTGTGACTGTTCCTCATTTGGCTCTGTTGCAAGAGGCTCAAGTTAAAGGGTTATTGGTGGTGCCGATTTTGTACGACAGTGTGGATACTTCTCTGTCTCTGTCTACAATGCTTGGGGCTAGGGATAATTTGTCTTCTCATGGCCCCCGCCGCCATTCCCGTCCGCTGTGGGGTCTGCTGGTGGCAAATCACTGCCGCGCCCCCAGACAATGGCAGGCGCAGGAGGTTGAGTTGTTGTCTTCTTTGGCTAACCAGCTATCAATTGCGATTCAGCAAGCTGAACTTTATCAGCAGTTGGCTTTGGCAAATATGGAATTGCAGCGTTTGGCAAGTTGCGATTGTTTGACTGGTGTGGCCAACCGCCGCCGATTTGATGAATTTCTCGCTGAGCAGTGGCAACGCTCGCTCTCTGTTCGCAATCCTGTGTCGCTTTTGTTATGTGATGTTGACTTTTTTAAGTTATATAACGATACTTACGGTCACATTGCCGGCGATGAGTGTTTGCAAAAAGTGGCAGCGGCTATCCGCGCTTCGCTGAATCGTCCAGGGGATTTGGTCGCCCGCTATGGGGGTGAGGAGTTTGCTGTGGTGTTGCCTTCTACTGATTGGGAGGAGGCTCTCTATATTGCTGAGTCTATCCGCAGGGCTGTTAAGGGGTTGTCTATCCCTCATCGGCGCTCTTCCAATCAGTATGTGACGATGAGTGTGGGTGTTGCCAGTGTGGTGCCGACTACGGAGTGGGAACCTTCTCATCTAATTGCTGAGGCTGACTGTGCTTTATATTCTGCTAAGGCTAGTGGCCGTGATCAATGCTGTTCCAGCCGGTTGAACAATGCGCTATCTTTGAGCGATGTATCGGCTGATGTTTAA
- a CDS encoding AI-2E family transporter codes for MMRPVNKLPKWVLWILAFPLAVLYGWLLLLIFNYLQPLLNIFVASILLSFVLDYPVNFLQQKGVIRQNAVTLVFLITLLILLALAITLVPIIWQQLNEFAKRLPFWIDSGSFQIQDFNRWALDRNLPIDLSGLAIQLTNSLSEQLQTLTGKMLGFAIDTIGSIFNIFLAAVLTFYLLLHGQRVWDGMFQWFPSDVGPVVRRSLRQNFHNYFIGQISLAAISGVAMTLAFLALQVPLALLFGFGLGLMALFPLLTGIGIALVSFLLALQNFWLGIKVLFVAMLIDQINANFIAPRVLGGFTGLNPVWIIISLLLGAKLGGVLGLLIAVPLASFIKSTAEMFRTKGVISD; via the coding sequence ATGATGCGACCCGTTAATAAGTTACCCAAGTGGGTTTTATGGATTTTGGCGTTTCCTTTGGCCGTTCTCTACGGCTGGCTTTTATTGTTAATTTTTAATTATTTACAACCGCTTTTAAATATTTTTGTAGCTTCGATTTTGCTTTCTTTTGTCCTCGATTATCCGGTTAATTTTCTTCAGCAAAAAGGTGTAATTCGCCAAAATGCGGTGACTTTAGTTTTTTTGATTACTTTATTAATCTTGCTGGCTTTAGCTATTACTCTGGTTCCGATTATTTGGCAACAACTTAATGAGTTTGCTAAACGTCTTCCGTTTTGGATAGATTCTGGAAGTTTTCAAATTCAAGATTTCAACCGCTGGGCCTTGGATCGCAATCTTCCTATTGATTTAAGTGGGTTGGCAATTCAACTCACAAACAGTCTGTCGGAACAATTGCAAACTTTAACAGGTAAAATGCTTGGTTTTGCTATTGATACGATTGGCAGTATTTTTAATATATTTTTAGCGGCGGTTTTAACGTTTTATCTGTTGTTACATGGTCAACGAGTGTGGGATGGAATGTTTCAATGGTTCCCTTCGGATGTGGGGCCGGTTGTGCGCCGGTCTTTGCGGCAAAATTTTCATAATTATTTTATTGGTCAAATTTCTCTTGCTGCTATTAGTGGTGTGGCAATGACTTTGGCTTTTTTGGCTTTACAAGTGCCTTTGGCTTTGTTATTTGGTTTTGGTTTGGGTTTAATGGCTTTATTTCCTCTTCTCACCGGCATTGGTATTGCGTTGGTGAGTTTTTTGCTGGCTTTACAAAATTTTTGGTTAGGAATAAAAGTTTTATTTGTGGCGATGTTGATTGATCAAATTAATGCTAATTTTATTGCGCCTCGCGTTTTAGGCGGTTTCACCGGCCTCAATCCTGTCTGGATTATTATTTCTTTATTGTTGGGGGCAAAACTCGGCGGTGTTTTAGGTTTATTAATTGCTGTTCCCCTGGCTAGTTTTATTAAAAGTACGGCGGAAATGTTCAGAACTAAAGGCGTAATTAGTGATTAG
- a CDS encoding NUDIX hydrolase: MSEGLIHVALAILYNKNGQFLMQLRDNIPTIVHPGKWSFFGGHLEPGEVPAEGVKRELLEEIGYTPAELREFRCYSDGKVARHIFYAPLNRGLDELQLNEGWDMGLITTQEIEKGEAFSEKAGGVWPLSDVYRSILLEFISQNSGLFGDF, encoded by the coding sequence ATGAGTGAAGGACTCATTCATGTGGCCCTAGCAATTTTGTATAATAAAAACGGCCAGTTTCTTATGCAATTACGAGATAATATCCCCACCATTGTACATCCGGGGAAGTGGAGTTTTTTTGGTGGTCATCTTGAACCGGGAGAAGTACCCGCAGAGGGGGTTAAACGGGAATTGTTAGAAGAAATTGGTTATACACCGGCAGAGTTAAGAGAATTTCGATGTTATTCTGATGGCAAAGTGGCTCGGCATATTTTTTACGCACCTTTGAACCGAGGATTAGACGAATTACAGTTAAATGAAGGCTGGGATATGGGATTAATAACCACCCAAGAAATAGAAAAAGGTGAAGCATTTTCTGAAAAGGCCGGTGGTGTATGGCCTTTATCCGACGTCTACCGCTCTATTCTCCTTGAATTTATCTCCCAAAATTCCGGCTTATTTGGAGATTTTTAG
- a CDS encoding MgPME-cyclase complex family protein, which translates to MQTYYYVLASQKFLLQEEPFEEVLKERKRHYQEQEKQIDFWLVKQPAFLEAPEMAEIKGKCPQPAAAVISTNPQFITWLKLRLEFVITGEFQAPSAGIPDALASLAPVA; encoded by the coding sequence ATGCAAACATACTACTACGTTTTGGCCTCTCAAAAATTTTTACTTCAAGAAGAACCCTTCGAGGAAGTATTAAAAGAACGTAAAAGACACTATCAAGAACAAGAAAAACAAATAGACTTTTGGCTAGTTAAACAACCGGCCTTTTTAGAAGCCCCAGAAATGGCCGAAATTAAAGGCAAATGCCCGCAACCGGCAGCCGCAGTCATTTCCACCAACCCGCAATTTATCACTTGGTTAAAACTGCGCCTAGAATTCGTTATCACCGGCGAATTTCAAGCCCCCAGCGCCGGCATTCCCGACGCCCTCGCATCCTTAGCGCCGGTTGCCTAA